Genomic DNA from Fimbriimonas ginsengisoli Gsoil 348:
TTTCACCAAGCTGGGCGTCGACTTCTGGTGTTTCCACGACCGAGACATCGCACCCGAAGGCGCGACGTTCAAAGAGAGCTGCGATAACCTGGACAATCTCGTAAGCCACGCCGAACAGCAGCAGAAGGCGACCGGCGTCAAGTTGCTGTGGGGCACCGCCTGTCTCTTCAACCATCCGCGCTATCAAGCCGGCGCGGCAACCAATCCGAGCCCCGACGTTTTCGCCTATGCGGCCGCGCAGGTGAAGCATGCTATCGACGCTACCCATCGCCTAGGCGGTCAGGGCTACACCTTCTGGGGCGGCCGCGAAGGGTACGACACGCTGAAGAACACCAAGATGCAGCAGGAACGGGAGCAGTTCGCCCGCCTACTTCACATGGCGGTCGATTACAAGAAGCGGATCGGATTTACCGGTCAATTCTATATCGAGCCGAAGCCGATGGAGCCGACCAAGCACCAGTACGACAGCGATACCGAGGCGTGCCTCAACTTCCTGCGCGAGTTCGACCTCATGGATCACCTCAAGTTGAACCTGGAGACGAACCACGCGACGCTGGCCGGGCACACGATGCAGCACGAGATTCGGGCTGCTCGCGAAGCCGGCGTCCTCGGCTCGATCGACGCCAATACCGGCGACGAGCTGATCGGGTGGGATACCGACCAGTTCCCGACGAATGTCTATCTCACTACCGAGATCATGCTGGAGCTGCTCCAGATGGGGGGCTTCACTACGGGTGGGTTGAACTTCGACGCCAAGGTGCGTCGTCAGTCGCACGAGACGGTGGACCTGTTCTACGCCCACATCGGGGGTATGGACGCTTTCGCCCGCGGCCTCGAGATCGCCCAGGCGATCTTGGACGACGGACGGCTTATGCAGATGGTCGAAGAGCGCTACGCTGGTTGGAAGGGCGACTTCGGCCAGAAGGTTTTGCAGGGTGTCAAGTCGCTCGAAGACTGCGAGGACCACGTCCTCCGCCACGGCGAGCCCGCCCGAGCGTCGGGGCGTCAGGAGAGGATCGAGAACCTCATCAACGAATTCGTCCTGTAGCATCGGCACCTTGCCGATGACCTCTCGTCAATCACCCGATTACGGGATCCTAGCGAACAGAAAGGGCTCCTTGTCCTAACTCAAGAAAGGAAGTTACTCGACGTGGGCCTTCCTTTCTTGAAGTTTGAATCGGGCGACATCCGAGTCGAGGCGATCTGCCTGCGCCTGAAGCCCCGCGGCAAGCAAGCGCTTTCGGGCTTTCGTTAGCACTCCCGGGAATCGCTTATACGCCATGAGGGCTAATTCGGTCGATGGAGACTCGCCGACCGGGTGGGTTAGCCATTTCAGGCAGTATTCGTCCTCGGCTTCCCCTTGATTAGCCGCCCACCACGCATGGAGTCTCGCTCGATTAGAAGGTTCCCACGGCGTGCCAACCACGTTAGCCTGGTCTTCACATCGGTACGCGAAGAGGAGTTGCCCGCAAATATCGCCCACGCGGTAAATGCTTGGGCTTCCCATATTCATGGCCAGATGGGCACAACGAGAGAAGCGCCGGTCGGTAAGGTGACTAAGTAGCGCAGGAACCGCATCGAATCCCCTTGCGATGAGGGCGACTATCGGAGCGTCGAGGTTGGTGCCCTCGACGTCGTGGTAATAGAGGTCCGGCACCCGGGCGTCGCATAGGGCGTCGATTAACTGCTCGTTTTTCGACGTCCCGTGGTACCGAGAGTCACTTGTAAGCGCTAGATCGGTCAGATCCTCCTTTTTATAGGGGGTTGCGAGGCTGACGTCTTTCGTCAGAACGTCCGTCATTCCCCTGAGGATTGCGGCCCGATCGGACGATGGCTCGAGCAACGCGTTTTGAAGGTGTTGGTAGGCAAGGTCACCCACTCTGTCGTCCAAGTTCGGAGGAATATCGTGCCCCCAAGATCTAGCTTTCGAGTGGAACGGGGAATTCAGCAAACGCTTCGCCAACGCTCGCGCGAATTGGTCGTGATGACGATGGTGTTCGACAACCGCCATCGTCATGACCTCATCTTCGAAGAACACAAGCGCATTGATGTGTCCAAAATCGAATGGGTAAGCGGCGCTTTCCGAGGTGAGTGAAACAGGTTTTCCCACAAGCAGCGGCTTCGTAACCTCCGTTGTTCCTACCAGAAAACGGGCGGGCTTTCCGCCATTGGCGGGGGAAAGAAGATAGGCGCAATGTAGAGCCCCTTGCTCTTGGGAGGGCATGTGATCCACCTCGATGAGGGGCGCGTCATCGGGAGGGAAAGGGAGCCCGTATGATTTGTAGGCGGTCACAAGGTGGTCCAGAAGCTTTTCGATTGCATCCGGGCCTTGCGGAGCCTGGCCAGCAACGGACAACAGGAATGCGAGAGCCGCCAACATAGAACCATTCTCCTCGAGTTTTCACACTCGTTCGGGGATTGGATGTGCCTGTCCCGTTGAGATTGGAACTGCTGGAGACCTATAACGGGGCCTGTTCTACCAGGGAGAGAGTTACTTGCTCGAATCAGGTCCATCGGCTGGGAGCCGATGCTACGTTCAGCCATACTTGTATCTATATGCCGCGAAAATTGACCGCCGGTGAAGCCAAGGCGGCGTTCGAAGAACTGGTGAAGGCACTCCCGAAGCAGCACCTACGGCTGCAGTTCCGTAAGAGATTCGGCACGGGCGAGCTTCTCGATCCGAAAATGCTGAAGAGGGCGACGACGATTGCGCCTCGGGAAAAGTTGGTTAGCAACCTCCTCCAGGAAGTGCCGGCAAAGATCCATTGCATCCGCATGCTCGGCAACGCCGAGGAGATCGAAGGGAGCGAATGGGAAGCCACTGCCGACGCGCAGGTTGGGCAGCTCTTTTCACCGGAAGAGGTCGAGCAGGCGCTGACGGTTCAGGGAAGGAAGGCGAGGCTGTACATCTACGCCGATCCGACGGAGGAGACGGTTTACGTTTTGCGCGTGGTCACCGAGCCGTTTGGTGAGGAGCCTCCGAAGCCGAAGGTACCGGTGAAGCGCACTCGGAGCCAAGTCAAGAGAGCCGCCGCCAAGAAGGCGGGCACAAGGGGCTCCGGCCGGCGATGAGTGGACCTGTAGAGATCGTCCTTGTCCGACACGGCGAATCGGTACGGAACCTATCGTGTGATATGGCGCGGGAAGGGGATCCCACCGAGCTTGTTCGCCAAATGCGGGAGGAGCAAGAGGAGTCGAGTTGGCCACTTACCGAACTCGGCCGCAAGCAAGCCGCCTTGGCCGGCGAATGGCTGCGCAAGAACATCGAAGGAGGCTATGACGCCAGCTACGTCTCGCCGTTCCTCCGGACCCGCGAAACCGCCGAGGGGCTCGGGCTCGAAGGCTTGAAGTGGGAAATAGACGACCGGCTTCGCGAGCGCGAGTGGGGAGAGTACAGCACCGAGGGGTACAAGCCGTACACATCCCAGCAGTACCTCACCGACCTCGCTCTGTGCGCCAACCTCGACTGGAAGACCGAATATCCGGGCGCGGAGAGCATCTTGGACATGGTCCCCCGGGTGGAGGCGTTTCTCACCGATGCGATGCTTAAAACGCCCCAGGGCCGGATCATCGCCGTGACCCACGGCGGCACGATCCGCGCCATTCAAACCGTATTGGAGCACCTGACGAGAGGGGAGAGGCTCCCTCCGGACCGCCGCCTAAGTAATTGCTGCGTGGTGATGTACCGCCTGAGCGACATCGATCTTGCGCACACTGAGTGGATCGGCGAGGTCCGTACCGCCCACCCGGCATTGCCGGACGCTCCGGAAACGCCATGGGAGCCGCTTGGGCCAAAATAACGGCGTGGCATCGGCTGATTCTCCCCCTCCGATCTCGGGCAAGCGCTTCGTTCCCCAACTCGCCGTCGGCTGCCTGCTCTTCGCCGCCATCATGGGCTTTGGCACCTACTTCCTGGCCCAGCTCATGACTCCCGGCCTGAAGAAGAAGAACGCCGAGTACCTGAAGACGCACCACCCGAAGATGCCGTAGCGCCGGCATCTTTTCCGGCAGAAGGTGGTGTGACACGTGAGCGGACGCCGGCGCTACTTTGGCTTAGACTAAGTCCTATTCCATGACACCGCTTCTTCTGCTTGTGGCGCTTGGTTCGGTCCAGGCCTCCAAGGTGAACTCGTTCGACACCTTCGACGAAGTCCGCCAGGTGACGACGCTGGAAGCGCAAGTTACCACCGTCCCCGGGCCGGACGGCAGCCAGGCGCTGCAGGCGACGTTTCAGCCTACCGAGTGGCCGCACGTGATGCTCGCCCCGGCCCAGCCGTGGGATTGGTCCGCCGCCGGAGGAATTGCCATCGAGGTAACCAACCCCGGCAAAGAAACCGTACCGTTCGGGATTCGAGTGGACGACGACCCGAAAGCCGACGGCTGGCTTCACTCCCGGACCGGTAACGGCGCGATCGCTCCGGGCAAAACTGAGACGTTCGTGGTGATGTTCGGCCCCGATCCAATGTCGGTCGGCATGCGCGGCATGCCGCCGACGCCGGGTTTGACCGGCTTGGGGACGAATGGAGGCGGAACTTTCGATTCCAGCCATGTCGCCGCCCTCCAACTCTTCCTTCATCGGCCGGCCAGAGCCACGACGCTGGTTTTGGACAATATCCGAACGGTCCCCCGCGTTTCCTTGGAGAGGATCGTGGACCGGTTTGGACAGTACGCCCGTGGCGATTGGCCGGGCAAAGTTCACCAAGATGCCGAGCTGCCCGCGAGAGCGAAGGCCGAACTCGCGTCCTATTCGGCCGTCGCCGATCGCGACCGATTCGGAGGCTGGAAGACCGGCCCGAAATTGCGCCCGACCGGGTTCTTCCGCACCGAGCGAGTACGCGGCAAATGGTCGCTCGTCGATCCGGACGGAGGTCTCTTTTTCTCCTTCGGGATCGACACGATGGGCCAAGGGGAGAGCACCTTTGTGACCGGGCGAGACGCGATGTTCACCTGGCTGCCATCCCCCGCCGACCCGCTTTCCCGTTTCCGCACTTCCCAGGGTGGCGCTCACATGGGGCCGATCAAGTCCGGGGAGGCCTACAATTTCTATCAGGCAAACCTCCTCCGTAAGTACGGGGAGAACTTCTCGGAAGCTTGGCGAGAGACGGCTCTTAGACGGCTTCCCGCTTGGGGATTCAATACGATCGGAAACTGGTCCGACGACCGGTTTATGAAGAACGGAACGGTTCCGTACGTGGCCACCGCCGGGGTTTACGGGGACCATGCGCGAATCGCCAGCGGCAGCGACTACTGGGGGAAGATGCACGATCCGTTCGATCCTCATTTTGTCGAGGATGTAACCCGCGGCCTCGTCGGAGTTGCCGCCAAGGTGAAGGGGGATCCTTGGTGCGTTGGCTATTTCGTCGATAACGAGCTGAGCTGGGCGGGTAGCGGTTCCGATGGCCGGTACGGCTTGGCCCTGGGGGCACTATCCGCTCCCAAAGGCTCACCCGCCAAGGCGGCTTTCATTCAGCAATTGCGGGCAAAATATAGCGATATCGGAAGGCTCAACCAGGAATGGAAGACGACCTTTCCCGATTGGGCGGCGCTTGACTTGCCCATCGAATTCCAATCGTTGACGGATATCCAGCGGACCGACCTCTCTAAGTTCGTCCACACCCTCGCCCTGCGCTACTTCACCGTCGTCCGTGATGAGCTGCGAAAGCTCGACCCCGATCATCTCTACCTAGGGTGCCGTTTCGCCTGGAGCGCCCCCGAGGCCGAGGAAGCCGCTGCCGAGGTGTGCGATGTCGTCAGCTTTAACATCTACGCTCCCAAGCTCGGCCCGGAATGGGATCGGGTTAAGCAGTTCGACAAGCCTTGCATCATCGGGGAGTTCCACTTCGGCGCACTCGATCGCGGCATGTTCCATCCTGGTCTGGTCGCGACCCCCAGCCAAGCCGCGAGGGCTGCGATGTACGAGGAGTACGTCAAGAGCGTGCTTAAGAACCCGGCCTTCGTCGGTTGCCACTGGTTCCAATACATCGACGAACCGCTCACCGGCCGTTGGTTCGACGGCGAGAACTACAACATCGGCTTGGTCGACGTAACCGACACGCCCTACCCTGAGATCACCTCTGCCGCCCGGAGAATCCACTCTCAATCCTATGTTCTCCGGTGGGGTCGCCCGATGGCGAAGCCGGCTGCCCCCAAGCCCCGTTGGAAACGGCATAAACGCCGCCTTCGCGGTAGGCGGAAGGTTCCACCCGTCCTCCGGAAGCCGATGCTACAGTAAGGCGGTGGAGCGTAACCTCGATCTGTTCGGACCGGGCCGCGCGCCCGCGCGGCTGAAGTTCCTGCTCCAAGAAGACCGAGTCTACGTGCGCGTGCTCCTCGAAGAGGGAAATCGATTCGTTTTTATCACGCCGAAGATCGAATGGCAGACGATTCCCGAGCCGCCGTTCGAAAAGTGGAACATGGAATCGGCCGGGCTCGAAATGCGCGGAACCGGCGCCTTCTTTTCGGCCTCGCTGCAAGGCGAGCCGCTTGGTTGGGCAAGTTGCGGTCCGCTTGGCGAGGTCCTTCGGGCCTTCCATGAGGCCCGAGTAACCTGGCGCCGCGATCAGGGGTTGGACCAGCTTTGATAAGGGGGCCGTTCCGTCCAATGCCCCGGAATCTCCGTTTCTCGCCCGCTGGACCCATCGGTGGTCACCCAGGTTGTGTATTGCCAAAGTGATCTCTCCTTGCGCGGCGAGCCAAGCAAGATTTCTTTGTACAACAGCGACGGCCTAGATTACAGTCGTGAGAATTGTGTAGCTTTCTCGCTTACATTTCCACGGATCGTTACTTGCGGACCGTCCGTTCCGCGGTTCGGCTCCGGTCGAGCTCATTTCGGCTCTTGAAGAACTGGAGCTTGGGGTTTTGGTCTTCCAGGTATTGGAGATTCCAGGCGCTCATGATCAGCACTACCGCGTTCCCGAAGTCGTCCTCCACGAGACGGGCGTTCGAGCCCCAGTAGACGCTCCGCAATTCTACGGGGTCTCCCTCGACCCAGCGGATGACCTCGAAACCGAGCGGCTCCAAGCCGCTTTCTACGCCGTACTCGCTTCGCAAGCGATGCTGAACGACTTCGAACTGGAGCTTGCCTACAGCGCCGAGAATCGGCTCCCGACGCGCCGAGCGACGGTCCCAGAACAGATCGACCAGCCCCTCTTCGCAGAGCTGCTGGATCCCCTTTTCGAAGTGCTTCAGCCGCCCCACGTCGTCGTTGCGGATGAACGAGAAAACCTCCGGAGCGAAGCTCGGAACCTCGTCGAACCGGATGATCTCGCCCGAGGAAAGCGTATCGCCCAATTGAAACGCCCCGGGATTTGTTAGGCCGACGATGTCGCCCGGATACGCCTCCTCCACGGTTTCGCGATCCTGTGCGAAGAGGCGTTGCGGACGGCTGAGCCGCAGCTTCTTGCCGGTTCGCGTGTGCGCCGCTTCCATGTCCTTCTCAAACCGGCCGCTGACCACGCGGAGGAAGGCGATTCGGTCCCGGTGGTTCGGGTCCATGTTCGCCTGAATCTTAAAGACGAAACCGCTGAACGGTCCTTCAGCCGGCACCGGTCCCTTATCGGCGACCCGCACCGTCGGGGCGGGGGCGATGTCCATAAAACGGCTGAGGAACAGCTCCACGCCGAAATTGGTCAGCGCCGACCCAAAGAACACCGGCGTGAGCTCGCCACGAGCCACCTTTTCCAGCTCCAATCCTTCTCCGGCGATGTCCAGCAGGTCGATGTCGTCCAGCAGCGTCTGGTACAAGTCGGCCCCGATGACGTCGGTGATGCGAGGATCGTCGAGGTTGAGCACTTCCAACTCCGCTTTGGTCGCGCCGTGCGCGGTTCGAGAGTAGAGGTGGACCTTCTTCGTCTCGCGGTCGTAGACCCCTTTAAAGTCGCTGCCCTGCCCGATCGGCCAGTTGACAGGAACGCTGGCGATCCCGAGCACTTCTTCCACTTCGGTTAGAAGCGCCAGCGGCCCTCGGCCGGGGTGGTCCATTTTGTTCACGAAGGTGAAGATCGGGATCCCCCGGTCGCGGCAGACCGCGAACAGTTTCTTCGTCTGCGTCTCGACTCCCTTCGCGTTGTCGATGAGCATCACCGCGCTGTCGGCGGCGGTCAGGGTCCGATACGTGTCCGCGCTAAAGTCGTTGTGGCCGGGCGTATCCAGCAAGTTGAGGACGTGGTCTTTGTATTCGAACTGGAGAACGGTGGATGTGACGGAGATTCCGCGCTCCTTCTCGAGCTCCATCCAGTCGGAGGTCGCCTTCCGCTGGTTCCGCCGCGCTTTGACCGACCCCGCAAGCTGGATCGCGCCTCCGTAAAGCAGAAGCTTTTCGGTAAGCGTGGTCTTTCCCGCGTCGGGGTGGGAGATGATGGCGAACGTTCGCCGGCGCGCGGTTTGATCGGTAATCTGACTCATGACAATGGGCGCGCAACGAAGGGGGCCGCACCTATTATTTCATATACGCCGATAAGTAGCATCGGCTTCCCCTCCGCTCACCGCCCGGTGCGCGATCCTACGTGTTACGATGGGTCCAAATGAAGACCCTCGCCTTCCCACGTCGCTCGGCGCCGCCGATGGCCCGGGTGCGGCAACGCCTTGATTCCAGCCAGGTCGAGGATGTGCGGGGAACCGTCCGCCAGCAGCTACTCGACCGTGGCTTGGCCACTCGAGTTAAGCGCGGCGACCGAATCGCGATCACCGCCGGAAGCCGTGGGATGGGCGGGTTCATCCACCTCCTCCAAGGGACGTGCGACGCGATCCGATCGGTGGGGGGCGAGCCTTTTTTGATTCCGGCCATGGGCAGCCACGGCGGCGCGACCGCCGAAGGACAAACGGAGCTGCTCCGCCGCCTCGGCGTTACCGAGGAAATCGCCCCCATCAAGGCGTCCATGGAGACGCTGGAACTCGGCACCTCGTCTTCCGGAGCGGTTGCGCATCTCGACCGGTGGGCACACGAGGCGGACGGCGTTATCGTCCTCGGTCGAACCAAGACCCATCCCGAGAGCATCGAAGGGATCGCCTCCGGGCTTCTGAAGATGACCACCGTCGGCCTGGGCAAGCAAGCCGGCGCCCAGCAAGCCCATAGCAGTGGCCTGTGGGACTCGGTCCGCGCGGTGCCGCAGCTTACGTTGGCTCGCGCGAAGGTGATCTTCGGCATCACGATGGTCGAAAACGCGTTCCATGAGCCGACCCTAATCGAAGTGGTCGAGCCGACTTACGAGGCGTTCTTGGAAGCGGATCAACGGCTCCTCCGGTTGGCGAGGGTGCACCTCGCCAAGATCCCGTTCGACGACCTCGACCTGCTCATCGTCGACGAAATGGGAAAGGAGATCTCCGGAACCGGAATGGACGTAAACGTTATCGGCAAGTGGCGAACCCATGGGGGAGAGCGAAAGCCGAACTACCGCCGGATCGTCCCGCTTTCGCTAACCTATGCCTCGCTGGGGAACGCGATCGGCGTTGGCTTGGCCGACTTCATCACGGAGCGGTTTATGCGCGAGTACGACCCCGCGACGACGTACATCAACATCCTCACCGCCTCCGAGCCGGATTGTATGAACACTCTCGAAGCCGGCATGCCGCTGGCGCTCCCGACCGACCGCGACGCCATCGAGGTCGCTCTGTACTCGGCGGTTGTGCAAGGAGAGCCGAAAGTCTGCCGAATTAAGAACACAGCCCGCCTCGACGAGCTTTGGGTCTCCCCCGCCCTGTTGCCCGAAGTCGAACGACATCCCGATCTCACGGTGTTGGACCCACCGGAGGCGATACCGTTCGACCCGAACGGGGATCTGCTGCCCCGGTGACTTACGCCTTGCTTTCGGCGGCGAATACGAGTCCCGCGCTTTGTCGGAGCATGTCGAGGGTTCGCATGTTTCCGAGGGTGTCGTCAAGGGTCATGTATGGGCACTCCTTGGCTTCCAGGAACTGAGCCACGGCGTCCGCTTCGGCGGCGTATAGCTCGTCGTTGGTCATTCCCATCTCGAAAACCTCCGGGTCTTTGCCGTTTCGATGGAACGTCATCTTGGAGCCGGTATAGACCTTCCACGGATTCTCGATTTCGATCATCCCCTCGGAGCCGTAGATGAGGGCATGGTTCCGCATGTTGCAATGGATGCCGCATCCGAAGTGGACGGTGACTCCGCTAGGGAAGCGCAGGCAGCCGGAGCCGTGTTCGTCATAGCCGCTCTCGCTGATCTTCGCGGAGTAATGCGCCACCTCGGGCTCGGCGCCCACGAGCAGACGGCATAGCGAAATCGGATAGGCGCCGACGTCCATAAGTCCGCCGCCGCCAAGCGATCCGTCCGTTCGGAAGTTCGCCCAGCTTTTGCCGGCGGCAAACGAAAACTCGGCGTTGATTACGAGCAGCTCGCCGATCGCGCCGCTCTGTACGAGCTCCTTCGCCTTCAGGGTTTGGGGCGCGCAACGGTACATGAACGCCTCCATGAAGAAGACTTTGTTCTTGCGAACCTCGTTAAGGGCGCGCTGAGCTTCGATCGCGTTGAGCGTGAACGGTTTTTCGCAAAGGATCGCCTTGCCCGCCTCCGCGCATCGGATCGTCCAGTCGTAGTGGAGGTGGTGGGGAGTCGCGATGTAGATCGCGTCGACGTTCGGGTCGCTGAGCACCTCGTCGTACGATCCGTACGGCTTTCCGCCGTGCTTATCGGTGAACGCCTTCGCGGTATCCAGCGCTCTCGAACCGACCGCTACGAGCTCGCCAGTCTTCGATGCCTTGAGTCCACCGGCGAACTGATGCGCGATGCCGCCCGTCGCCAAAATCCCCCACTTCACTTTGTCTGCCATGCCGGCGGGGAGCTTACTCGAAGAGGGGGGAGTTGGGGCGCTAGGCGTTGGGCGTTTGGTAATACCAGCACACTGTCGAAGAGCCCGAACGCGTTGGGGCGTTGGAGGCTAAACGCCCAACGCCCAACGCCTTGTTAAACCACGCACCCTCTGCCTTCTACTCAACGTAACTCTTTTCATGCCTCGACTCATCGTTTTCTTCTTGCTTCCTTTACTCACATTCGGGTGTACCGATCATGAGCGGGATGCGGCGGTCTCGCAGGGGGCAGATTTGGGGCGGCAGGCGGCGAAGCGGGTTGCTTCGGCGGCCGGGGACGCTTGGAAGGCGGCGAGCGATCAGGCATCTAAGCTCTCGCCAGACTCTGCAGAAAACGCTTTGGAGAGCGCCAAGTCGGCGCTCGAGAAGGCGAAGGACTCCCTGAAGCCGGGCGAGCGGCTGGCGGCCGCCGAGGCCGAAATTACGCGGCTGCGCGCGGCATTGGATATCCAAAAGCTCCGCAAGGAGCTTGACGACAAGGTGGCGGAAGCGCAGCGGCTTAAGGAGAACGCCGGGAAAACGGTCGACGACGTGCGATCCAAACTCGAAGCCGCAGACCGAACCTACCGAGACTTAGACGCGAGACTGGGCCAGGCCCAAAGAACCTACGAAGACGCCGCCACGACGGCCGAAAACGCCGCCAAGGCGGTCCGCGATCGGCTAGGTGGTTAGCCTTCGGAGCGTTCGGAGCGTTCGGAGCGTTCGGAGCGTTCGGAGCGTTCGGAGCGTTCGGAGCGTTCGGAGCGTTCGGCATTACCCTAAATCTCCCACGCTCCGATAGCTCCGATAGCTCCGATAGCTCCGTATGCTCCCCGGCGAAGCCGGGCTAGTTTCCGGCTGGTTGCTTCGGCTCGCGCGGGACCATGTCCGGGGCGCAAGCGAGGTTGTAGGCGACGACCGCGTGGTTCGTCGCGCTCTGGACGAGGTACTCGGGAATGGCCATCTCGAGCCGATCGTGTTGCGTGTGGTGCACGAAGTTGTAGTCCGACCGGCCGGTTTCGAGGGTAAAGAAGCCGGGGACGCCGACTCGATTGAACGGCGCGTGGTCGCTGCCGCCACCGCGGGGCATCCGATCGCCGGAGACCGCGACGAACTTCATCGGCATCTCCGGGAACGCCTTCACACTCGGGGCGAACGCCTCCTCGAAGAGCGCTTGCTGGGACGCGAGCCCCTGATAACCGCCCTGGTAGTTCGTGCCGCCGTCGTCGACCAGGACCGCCGAGATCTTCGGCAGCTCCGCCTCATGGGTCTTCACGTAGTCCGTCGAGCCGAAGAGCCCCTCCTCTTCGCCGGTCCAGAGGATGAACCGAATCGTTCGCTTCGGCTTCGCCCCCACCCGCGTTAGGATACGGGCCGCTTCGAGCGCGGTGCACGTTCCGGTCCCGTTGTCGAGCGCGCCCTGTGAGCCGGGGCCGTTCCAAGAGTCGAGGTGGCCGCTGACGATCACGACTTCGTCCGGCTTTTCGGTACCCCGAATCTCCGCGACCACGTTGTGAATCGCAACCGGCCCCTTGTACCAATGGTTCTCCGCGCCGATCTCCACGGCGACGTTCCGTCCAAAGTCGAGGTTGCGGCTCAGGCGGTCGTAGTCGGACTTGCGGACCGTAACTTGAGGGATTCCCGGATGGTTCGCAAACGTCTTGTCGCGCCAGGTGCCGCCGGTGACCACGAGCTCGTTCCGGCTACCAGTGATCGTGCCGAGGGCGCCCGCCTTCTCCAAGGCATCGCGAAGGAGTTGTACTGGGCTAGGGGCGACCTGCCCACCGGCTGGAGGTGCGGCGGCACCTCCGCCTGCACCTGCACCGGCGCCACGTCCGGCTCCGCCACCGGGACGACCGCCACCCGGAGGTCCACCTGCCGGACGGCCGCCACCTCCGCCGGTGGGGGGTGCCATCAGGACCCAAGCTCCCTTGTACTTATCCGGCGATTGCGCGACTTCTTCGGGGGTGGCGGGGGCGCGAACGACCTTACCGCGCTGAATTCCGCGGGTGCCGTTCGTCCAAGCTGGGGTGGTGAAGACCATGTCGGTCTGGAATGGTTCGACCATTCGGGCGACCTGTTGACCTCCCCGATCCCAGCCAACCGGCGCCTCTCCCCATTTCTCGAGGTGGACGTTGGTGCAGCCCATCTTCCGAAACTCGCTCAATCCCCAGTTTTCGGCCTTGGTAAGGCGAGGGGAACTGGTTAATCGCGGGCCGATCTTTTGGGTCAGCGTCGTCAAGAACCGCATGACGTGACTGTGGTTCT
This window encodes:
- the xylA gene encoding xylose isomerase, yielding MAYFPEVADKIRFEGKSSKNPLAFRHYDPDKVVGGKTMRDHFRFAVSYWHTFKGTGADPFGVGTTSRPWDVSTDPMQRAHDTMDAAFEFFTKLGVDFWCFHDRDIAPEGATFKESCDNLDNLVSHAEQQQKATGVKLLWGTACLFNHPRYQAGAATNPSPDVFAYAAAQVKHAIDATHRLGGQGYTFWGGREGYDTLKNTKMQQEREQFARLLHMAVDYKKRIGFTGQFYIEPKPMEPTKHQYDSDTEACLNFLREFDLMDHLKLNLETNHATLAGHTMQHEIRAAREAGVLGSIDANTGDELIGWDTDQFPTNVYLTTEIMLELLQMGGFTTGGLNFDAKVRRQSHETVDLFYAHIGGMDAFARGLEIAQAILDDGRLMQMVEERYAGWKGDFGQKVLQGVKSLEDCEDHVLRHGEPARASGRQERIENLINEFVL
- a CDS encoding histidine phosphatase family protein; protein product: MSGPVEIVLVRHGESVRNLSCDMAREGDPTELVRQMREEQEESSWPLTELGRKQAALAGEWLRKNIEGGYDASYVSPFLRTRETAEGLGLEGLKWEIDDRLREREWGEYSTEGYKPYTSQQYLTDLALCANLDWKTEYPGAESILDMVPRVEAFLTDAMLKTPQGRIIAVTHGGTIRAIQTVLEHLTRGERLPPDRRLSNCCVVMYRLSDIDLAHTEWIGEVRTAHPALPDAPETPWEPLGPK
- a CDS encoding beta-galactosidase, which codes for MTPLLLLVALGSVQASKVNSFDTFDEVRQVTTLEAQVTTVPGPDGSQALQATFQPTEWPHVMLAPAQPWDWSAAGGIAIEVTNPGKETVPFGIRVDDDPKADGWLHSRTGNGAIAPGKTETFVVMFGPDPMSVGMRGMPPTPGLTGLGTNGGGTFDSSHVAALQLFLHRPARATTLVLDNIRTVPRVSLERIVDRFGQYARGDWPGKVHQDAELPARAKAELASYSAVADRDRFGGWKTGPKLRPTGFFRTERVRGKWSLVDPDGGLFFSFGIDTMGQGESTFVTGRDAMFTWLPSPADPLSRFRTSQGGAHMGPIKSGEAYNFYQANLLRKYGENFSEAWRETALRRLPAWGFNTIGNWSDDRFMKNGTVPYVATAGVYGDHARIASGSDYWGKMHDPFDPHFVEDVTRGLVGVAAKVKGDPWCVGYFVDNELSWAGSGSDGRYGLALGALSAPKGSPAKAAFIQQLRAKYSDIGRLNQEWKTTFPDWAALDLPIEFQSLTDIQRTDLSKFVHTLALRYFTVVRDELRKLDPDHLYLGCRFAWSAPEAEEAAAEVCDVVSFNIYAPKLGPEWDRVKQFDKPCIIGEFHFGALDRGMFHPGLVATPSQAARAAMYEEYVKSVLKNPAFVGCHWFQYIDEPLTGRWFDGENYNIGLVDVTDTPYPEITSAARRIHSQSYVLRWGRPMAKPAAPKPRWKRHKRRLRGRRKVPPVLRKPMLQ
- a CDS encoding peptide chain release factor 3 yields the protein MSQITDQTARRRTFAIISHPDAGKTTLTEKLLLYGGAIQLAGSVKARRNQRKATSDWMELEKERGISVTSTVLQFEYKDHVLNLLDTPGHNDFSADTYRTLTAADSAVMLIDNAKGVETQTKKLFAVCRDRGIPIFTFVNKMDHPGRGPLALLTEVEEVLGIASVPVNWPIGQGSDFKGVYDRETKKVHLYSRTAHGATKAELEVLNLDDPRITDVIGADLYQTLLDDIDLLDIAGEGLELEKVARGELTPVFFGSALTNFGVELFLSRFMDIAPAPTVRVADKGPVPAEGPFSGFVFKIQANMDPNHRDRIAFLRVVSGRFEKDMEAAHTRTGKKLRLSRPQRLFAQDRETVEEAYPGDIVGLTNPGAFQLGDTLSSGEIIRFDEVPSFAPEVFSFIRNDDVGRLKHFEKGIQQLCEEGLVDLFWDRRSARREPILGAVGKLQFEVVQHRLRSEYGVESGLEPLGFEVIRWVEGDPVELRSVYWGSNARLVEDDFGNAVVLIMSAWNLQYLEDQNPKLQFFKSRNELDRSRTAERTVRK
- a CDS encoding Gfo/Idh/MocA family protein; its protein translation is MADKVKWGILATGGIAHQFAGGLKASKTGELVAVGSRALDTAKAFTDKHGGKPYGSYDEVLSDPNVDAIYIATPHHLHYDWTIRCAEAGKAILCEKPFTLNAIEAQRALNEVRKNKVFFMEAFMYRCAPQTLKAKELVQSGAIGELLVINAEFSFAAGKSWANFRTDGSLGGGGLMDVGAYPISLCRLLVGAEPEVAHYSAKISESGYDEHGSGCLRFPSGVTVHFGCGIHCNMRNHALIYGSEGMIEIENPWKVYTGSKMTFHRNGKDPEVFEMGMTNDELYAAEADAVAQFLEAKECPYMTLDDTLGNMRTLDMLRQSAGLVFAAESKA